From the genome of Nitrospirota bacterium:
TGTTATTTTGCAGTGTCTTTAGAAAGACCTTCCACTCCTGATTATCGAGCATGACATTTATATTCAGATTTTTTTTCCACTGCGCCTGCAGGTTTTGCGCGATCAGCAGGTTCTCCGGGTTAGTACTGAACACAGCAGTGACAGCAGGAAAACCCTTCCCCTCCGGATAACCGGAGTCCTTCAATAATGCCTTTGCCCGCTCCGGATTAAAGGTCAGACCGGCAGATGGATTATATGCAGGCATTCCTTCAGGTATCCATGAGGTTGCAGGCAATTCTCCTCCTTTAAGGATTTCCGGAAAGACCGTTCGGTCTATTGCCATAGAGAATGCCTGCCGTATCCTTCTGTCATCAAACGGAGGTCTCTCAACATTGAATCCATAGTAGTATCCTCGTAAGATCGGGTGGCGGATATACTCCCTGTGATTTTTATAAGAATGTATAGCAAGCGGCGGCAGTGATACAATATCAAGACCGCCAGTTTCATATAGTGTCAGAGCGGTCGTACTCTCACCGATAACATAAAATCGGACTGCATCAAGCCTGGGGCGTCCGCCAAAATAATTCCTGCTGGCAGTGAGTGTAAGGCTGTACTCATGTCTCCACTCGCTGAGGTTAAATGGACCTATAGTGACGATATTACCCGGTTCTGTCCATCGGTCACCATATTTCTCAACAATATCTTTACGCAGAGGGAATGTTGCCGTGAATGCGGTTATACTGGGGAAATAGACGACAGGCCGCTTCAGCCGGACCTGTAATGTTGTTTCATCGAGGGCAGTTACCCCCAGAAGTGATGGGTCCTTTATCTGGCCGCTGTTATATTCATAGGCATTTTCTATGTCATACAGAAAATATGCATATTGAGATGCCGTAGCCGGATTGAGCAGCCTTTTCCATCCGTACTCAAAGTCATAGGCAGTTAACTTTCTGCCGTCACTCCATCGGACAGAATCCCGGATGGAAAATATGTAGGTCCTTCCGTCACCGGATACACTCCATTCGCTTGCCACGGCTGGCACCGGTTTCAGATCCCTATCAAACTGTGTCAAACCCTCCATTATATTCTCAATTATGCGGATGGAGATGCTGTCAGTTGCAAGGTTCCAGTCAAGCGTAGGTGGCTCT
Proteins encoded in this window:
- a CDS encoding peptide ABC transporter substrate-binding protein, with the protein product MFLKNLNTRYIICLSLLLPVLSTLSCTTGKRDKDHNVFRMAVSSEPPTLDWNLATDSISIRIIENIMEGLTQFDRDLKPVPAVASEWSVSGDGRTYIFSIRDSVRWSDGRKLTAYDFEYGWKRLLNPATASQYAYFLYDIENAYEYNSGQIKDPSLLGVTALDETTLQVRLKRPVVYFPSITAFTATFPLRKDIVEKYGDRWTEPGNIVTIGPFNLSEWRHEYSLTLTASRNYFGGRPRLDAVRFYVIGESTTALTLYETGGLDIVSLPPLAIHSYKNHREYIRHPILRGYYYGFNVERPPFDDRRIRQAFSMAIDRTVFPEILKGGELPATSWIPEGMPAYNPSAGLTFNPERAKALLKDSGYPEGKGFPAVTAVFSTNPENLLIAQNLQAQWKKNLNINVMLDNQEWKVFLKTLQNNTPPIFRLGWGADYPDPDNFMNLFTSNSGNNRTHWKNREYDRLVDAAVIEKDMAGRKKLYDRAQIILTEEDVPIMPLFQNVQNLMVKPYVKGFKPNAMDIIHFKDVWIKK